Sequence from the Clostridium butyricum genome:
TTTCAACTTCAACCACTATACTCTCTGCAATTCCATAATATTTAAAATCTAATGCAACATAATTCATATCTCTAATTGAAATTTCGCTTGAAGTATCGTTGTAAAATTTTATATTTCCTGCTGTTCCAGAATCATTTATATACACTATTATTTTTTTGCTTTCATTAATTAACGAATCAGTTTTAACATCACTTTCTGTATATGATAATCTATTTTCTCCTACAAATATTCTATTTTTATACTCTCCATTGTTAATGGTAATATTTTCTCCAGTTTCAGTATTCTTATGATTTCTTGTAATCTCAGCTACATAAAGTGCTTCTGATTCATTTGTTATAACATTTCCATCTTTATCAAAATAAATTTTTGTATTATCAGAACTTCTTTGTCCACTTTTTACTTCTTCAACAATCTTCTTACCAATAAGAGCAGTTTCCTGTTTTATTTCCCCATCTTTTGTGTGCCTTATAAGCATTAAATAAGCATTGTAAAC
This genomic interval carries:
- a CDS encoding type II secretion system protein, encoding MRKISQKHKGFTLLEVIISMALIGILSIGVYNAYLMLIRHTKDGEIKQETALIGKKIVEEVKSGQRSSDNTKIYFDKDGNVITNESEALYVAEITRNHKNTETGENITINNGEYKNRIFVGENRLSYTESDVKTDSLINESKKIIVYINDSGTAGNIKFYNDTSSEISIRDMNYVALDFKYYGIAESIVVEVENASKKQLNLYILNSIKKSDGDWNVDIDNKLGVLTECRRSDNDGKSGTLYDVKVTVSGKNSKGINEDKLFETGFVENVNTP